The Sphingomonas sanguinis nucleotide sequence GGCTTCGCCGATCAGCGCCATGCTGAACTCCGGCGCGCCGCCGAGTTTGCGGGTTGCGGCGCTCATCAGCGCGCCGACCTCCGCGCCGGTCATGCCCGCCTCGACGCGGGGGTAGACCCAGCGATAGGCCGCCAGAGTTACGTCGGTCGCCAATTGCATCAGCGCGATCTCGGCCGGGCTCTTCTCCATCCGGCATCCGCGCACCACCGGATTGGCCGACACCAGTCGCATGTCGGGCAACAGCTTTCGCATGCCGTCGAATGCGAAGAAGCGCGCCGTCTCCTCGACCCCGACGGCGCGGTTCGCCAGTTTGCGGTCGCGCACGAACCCCGCGACGACGGCCAGCGGGTTCTCGTCCTCCTGCCACACCCGCACCTCGGCGGGCACGGCCAGCGTCTCACGGACCGAAGGCTCCTCGAAAAACGGCGTGACGATGCACGGCTGGCCCTCAACCGGGATGACCACGGCGGTCAGCCGCTCGCTGCGCCACCATTGGACACCAGTGAAATAGACCATGGTCGAGCCGGGCTCGATCAGGATCGCGCCGATCCCGTTCGCCTTCATCAAAGCCTGCGCCCGTGCAAGCCGCCGCGCGCGTTCCTCCGGGCCGATCGGCACCGCCCCGCCGGTGATGTCGGACAGCGCCGACAGGTCCGGTTCCGCCGCGCGCAGCAGGCCCGGCCGGACGAGAAACGGCAGGGCGGCGGCCGCGATCATCGCGCGGCGGGACAACAGGGTCTGCATGACGGGTACGATAGAATTCTTGACCTGAGCGCCGCAATGCCCTTGGCTCGCCCGAGGATTTTAATTTGGGGTATGCATGGCCAAGCGGCTGACCTTGTACATCTTCATCGGCCTCGTCCTGGGGCTGATCGTGGGCCTCTCGCTCAACCTCTCGCTGAATGACGGCAGCGCGGAAGCGACCGCGCAACTCAAGACGATCGCAAGTTATTTCGCGATCGTCACCGGCCTGTTCCTGCGCCTGATCAAGATGATCATCGCGCCGTTGGTCTTCGCGACCCTGGTGTCGGGAATCGCACAGATGGGCGATACCAGGGCGCTGGGGCGGATCGGGGTGCGCTCGCTCGCCTGGTTCATCTCGGCCAGCCTCGTCTCGCTCAGCCTGGGCATGTTGCTTGTCAACCTGCTCCAGCCCGGCGTCGGCCTGAACCTGCCGCTGCCCGCCGTCACCGCCGATAGCGGGGTGGTGAAGGCCGGGTTCGATCTGCAGAAGTTCGTCACCCATCTCGTCCCCGCCTCGCTGATCGAGGCGATGGCGACCAACGAAGTGCTCCAGATCGTCATCGGATCGCTGTTCCTGGGCGTCGCGATTACCGCGGTCGGCGAGCGTGCCGCGCCGCTGGTCCGCGCGGTCGATGCGCTGGTCGCGGTGATGTTGCAGGTGACGGACTATGTGATGCGCGTCGCCCCGATCGCGGTGTTTGCCGCGGTCGCGGGCACGCTGACCGAGCAGGGGCCGTCGGTGATCGGCAAGCTCGCCATCTTCATGGGCAGCTTCTATCTCGGCCTGATCCTGCTGTGGTGCGTGCTGCTCGGCATCGCCGCGCTGTTCATCGGCCCGCGCGTTCGCGACCTGATCGCGCATATCCGCGCGCCGCTGATCCTCGCCTTCTCGACCGCTTCGTCGGAGGCCGCCTATCCCCGCATTCTGGAGGGGCTGGACCGGTTCGGCGTGCCGCCGCGCATCGCCAGCTTCGTGCTGCCGCTGGGCTATTCGTTCAACCTCGACGGCTCGATGATGTACATGACCTTCGCGTCGCTGTTCATCGCGCAGGCGTACGGCATCGATCTATCGATCGGGCAGCAGATCACGATGCTGCTGGTCCTGATGGTCACGTCGAAGGGGATTGCGGGCGTGCCCCGCGCCTCGCTGGTGGTGATCGCGGCGACCATGCCGATGTTCAACATTCCCGAGGCCGGGTTGCTCCTCATCCTGGCGGTCGACCATTTCCTCGACATGGGGCGTTCGGCGACCAACGTGATCGGCAATGCGGTGGCGAGTGCGGTCATTGCCAAGTGGGAAGGTCCGCTCGATCCGCCCGAGCCGGTGGATGTGGCGTCGCTCCACGCTCCCTCGGGCACGCCTCCGAAGGATGCCCCCGACAGCTTCCGCCAGATCGGGGGGCATTGACCGTCGGACCCTATGCCTCACGCATAGGCATAGGGTCCGCCCTTGGCGAGCGCCGCCTGATAGGCCGGGCGGGCATGGATACGCTCCAACCAGGCGATGGTGGCGGGGCGGCGCTCGTCCAGACCGGCGCGGGACCGCGCGGCCTCCAGCGGGAAGCTCATGATGATGTCGGCCGCCGTCATCTGCTCGCCCGCGAACCAGGGCGAGCGCGCCAGTTCGCTTTCGACATAATCGAGATGCCGGTCGACCATCGGCTGGAAGCGCTTCATCGCCACCTTGCCCATGACCGGAATACGACTGAGCACCAACGTGACGAACAGCGGCGGCATCAGCGAGCCTTCGGCATAATGCAGCCAGAAGCGCCAGCGCTGCATCGCCTCCCGGTGCGCGGGCGGGCCAAGACGGCCATCGCCCTTGCCGAC carries:
- a CDS encoding M24 family metallopeptidase, whose amino-acid sequence is MQTLLSRRAMIAAAALPFLVRPGLLRAAEPDLSALSDITGGAVPIGPEERARRLARAQALMKANGIGAILIEPGSTMVYFTGVQWWRSERLTAVVIPVEGQPCIVTPFFEEPSVRETLAVPAEVRVWQEDENPLAVVAGFVRDRKLANRAVGVEETARFFAFDGMRKLLPDMRLVSANPVVRGCRMEKSPAEIALMQLATDVTLAAYRWVYPRVEAGMTGAEVGALMSAATRKLGGAPEFSMALIGEASAYPHGSKQVHRVAEGQVVLMDCGCTVQGYQSDVSRSWVHGQASAEQRKVWDTVAKGQQVARSAARIGAPAGSIDDAVRRFYEGQGYGPGYRLPGLSHRTGHGIGMDGHEPVNLVHGEATPLAAGMCFSNEPGLYLPGKFGIRIEDCFHMTDSGPLWFSTPPKGIEAPIG
- a CDS encoding dicarboxylate/amino acid:cation symporter; the protein is MAKRLTLYIFIGLVLGLIVGLSLNLSLNDGSAEATAQLKTIASYFAIVTGLFLRLIKMIIAPLVFATLVSGIAQMGDTRALGRIGVRSLAWFISASLVSLSLGMLLVNLLQPGVGLNLPLPAVTADSGVVKAGFDLQKFVTHLVPASLIEAMATNEVLQIVIGSLFLGVAITAVGERAAPLVRAVDALVAVMLQVTDYVMRVAPIAVFAAVAGTLTEQGPSVIGKLAIFMGSFYLGLILLWCVLLGIAALFIGPRVRDLIAHIRAPLILAFSTASSEAAYPRILEGLDRFGVPPRIASFVLPLGYSFNLDGSMMYMTFASLFIAQAYGIDLSIGQQITMLLVLMVTSKGIAGVPRASLVVIAATMPMFNIPEAGLLLILAVDHFLDMGRSATNVIGNAVASAVIAKWEGPLDPPEPVDVASLHAPSGTPPKDAPDSFRQIGGH
- a CDS encoding glutathione S-transferase family protein, with protein sequence MTIIVHHLENSRSQRILWMLEELGLPYEVKRYKRDPKTMLAPRELRAVHPLGKSPVIEDDGLVIAETGAIIEYLVGKGDGRLGPPAHREAMQRWRFWLHYAEGSLMPPLFVTLVLSRIPVMGKVAMKRFQPMVDRHLDYVESELARSPWFAGEQMTAADIIMSFPLEAARSRAGLDERRPATIAWLERIHARPAYQAALAKGGPYAYA